The Candidatus Limnocylindrales bacterium DNA segment CCGCCGATTCGTTCCGTCCCGAGTGGCTGCTGCTCGGTCTTCAGGTGTTTGCGCGCACGCGTTCGATCGACCCTGCGAACGCGCGGGTTCCGACCGATGCGCTTCGCGCGCAGCCTCCGACCGATGCGCTTCGCGCGCAGCTTCCGACCGATGCGCTGCGCGCGCATCTTCCGACCGATGCGCTGCGCGCGCATCTTCACATCGAAGGCGGGGTCGACTCGGTCGACATCTTTGTTACCGCGGGACCGGGCGGGACGGTGGTGTCGCGTACACCTCTATCGTGCGACGTGCGCATCAGCGCGCCGCCGATGGACATGCTGATGTTTGCGAGCGGCCTCTTGATGCCCGGCGAGCCCGGTACGCCGCAGACGTTTCGTTTCGAGGGCGACATCGACGTCGTCCGCAGAATTCCCGCCCTGTTCGATTTCAGCCCGACGCCGGCCGTTCACGAGGACGCAACGAGTCCGACGCCCGACGTCATCGTTTCACCCGCAACCGGCGAAGCCCGCCGCAAGAATGCCGCGAGGAGCGGCAGAACACCGACTGCCAGACGCAGCCGCCAAGGAGCAACACGACCATGAGAAAAGTTCACGGAGTAGGAGCATCCCCGTTCGTCCGCAAAGTGCGCGTCGCACTCGCCGAAAAAGGCCTCGACTACGAGCTCGAGCCGGTCTTCCCGTTCGGCGTGAGCGCCGACTTCAAGAAGATCAGCCCGCTAGGAAAGATCCCCGTGCTGCAGGAGGACGACTACTACCTGCCGGACTCGTCGGCGATCCTCGACTACCTCGACGTCGCCTACCCCTCGAAATCCCTCTACCCGAAGGATGCCAAAGAGCGCGGCAAGGCGGTTTTTCTCGAGGAATACGCCGATGGCGGAATCTCGGGCAAGCTGACCGGCGTGATTTTCTTCCAGAGGATCGTCGGACCGCGGTTCCTCGGCCAGCCGACCGACGAGGCGGCCATACAAAAGGCCATCGACGAAGATGTTCCGGTTGTGTTCGACTACCTCGAAGGTCAGCTCGCCGGCGGCAAGCAGTACCTCGTCAACGGAGAAATGACCGTTGCCGATATCGCCGTGGCGAGTCAGTTCGTGAACCTCGCGCATGCGAATTTCACGGTAGACAAAGATCGCTGGCCGAACCTGGCCGCGTATGTCGACCGCATGATGTCGCGCCCGTCGTTCGCGAATCTGATCACCGAAGAGAAAGCGCTCTTCGGCGGCTGAGCGTCTCCCGGAACGTTGCGGCGTGGCCTCCTCCTCGCCGCAGCGTTTCGACCGGCGGGCGCGGCTCTGGGCGGCCGCGCCCGCCACGTCGGATCCTACTCCGGTACGATCCGGTACACCCTGCCGTTG contains these protein-coding regions:
- a CDS encoding glutathione S-transferase family protein; translation: MRKVHGVGASPFVRKVRVALAEKGLDYELEPVFPFGVSADFKKISPLGKIPVLQEDDYYLPDSSAILDYLDVAYPSKSLYPKDAKERGKAVFLEEYADGGISGKLTGVIFFQRIVGPRFLGQPTDEAAIQKAIDEDVPVVFDYLEGQLAGGKQYLVNGEMTVADIAVASQFVNLAHANFTVDKDRWPNLAAYVDRMMSRPSFANLITEEKALFGG
- a CDS encoding helix-turn-helix domain-containing protein, which translates into the protein MVDFRYAQFCPLTRAVEILGERWTILILRELFLGPKRFSDLKSALNGVSPSVLADRLARLEERNIVSRRELPPPAASIVYELDEAGRALRPLLAEMTRWGVRFMGAPDPADSFRPEWLLLGLQVFARTRSIDPANARVPTDALRAQPPTDALRAQLPTDALRAHLPTDALRAHLHIEGGVDSVDIFVTAGPGGTVVSRTPLSCDVRISAPPMDMLMFASGLLMPGEPGTPQTFRFEGDIDVVRRIPALFDFSPTPAVHEDATSPTPDVIVSPATGEARRKNAARSGRTPTARRSRQGATRP